Proteins from a single region of Budorcas taxicolor isolate Tak-1 chromosome 7, Takin1.1, whole genome shotgun sequence:
- the LOC128050255 gene encoding olfactory receptor 14A16-like, giving the protein MTEKLTNATIITEFLLMGFTDNQVLQGLYVPFFFLIYLTALMGNLLIIILTTTDQRLQSPMYFFLKNLSLIDICYISVTVPKSIINSLTKSHFISFLGCASQIFLFIFLAGTEYALLIVMSYDRYVAICQPLYYETTMNRGTCLQMVIASWASGCAYGSIHVAGTFSVPFCGPYIVHQFFCDIPSVLTLACSGEQILEYAFVIASCAFAFVCFLFLIASYVYIFSAVLRIPSAQGRFKTFSTCVPHLTVVILFLFSGIANYLGTNSKSASSLSLFMSVLYSVLPPSLNPLIYSLRNKDMKAALGKILGGKLLLNI; this is encoded by the coding sequence ATGACTGAGAAATTAACCAACGCTACCATCATAACAGAATTTTTGCTCATGGGATTCACTGATAATCAGGTGCTACAAGGACTCTatgttccattcttcttcctgaTTTACCTGACAGCACTGATGGGGAATCTCCTCATTATAATTCTCACCACCACTGACCAGCGTCTCCAGTCACCCATGTATTTCTTCCTAAAGAATTTGTCCTTGATTGATATCTGCTACATCTCTGTCACTGTGCCCAAATCCATCATAAACTCTCTGACCAAAAGCCATTTCATCTCTTTCCTGGGATGCGCCtcacaaatttttcttttcatttttttggctgGCACAGAGTATGCCCTCCTTATAGTGATGTCCTATGACCGCTATGTTGCCATCTGCCAACCTCTGTACTATGAGACAACCATGAATAGAGGCACCtgtctgcagatggtgatagcatcGTGGGCTAGTGGGTGTGCCTATGGATCCATTCATGTTGCAGGCACATTCTCTGTACCTTTCTGTGGGCCTTACATAgtacatcagttcttctgtgatATTCCTTCAGTGCTCACCCTTGCTTGTTCAGGAGAACAAATTCTAGAATATGCGTTTGTCATTGCTAGCTGTGCTTTTGCTTTTGTATGCTTTCTTTTCCTGATTGCctcttatgtttatattttttcagcTGTCCTGAGGATTCCATCTGCACAAGGCAGGTTCAAAACTTTTTCTACCTGTGTACCCCATCTCACTGTAGTAATATTGTTTCTCTTTTCAGGTATTGCCAATTATTTAGGGACTAATTCTAAGTCTGCATCGTCACTGAGTCTCTTCATGTCTGTATTATACTCTGTATTACCTCCCAGCCTGAACCCTCTCATCTATAGTCTGAGGAACAAGGATATGAAGGCAGCCCTAGGCAAAATACTGGGTGGTAAATTGCTACTAAATATATAA
- the LOC128050296 gene encoding olfactory receptor 2G2-like produces the protein MQWTNDSRLLGFILAGFSDQPQSELILFGVILFLYFMTLLGNSTIILVSLLDSKLHNPMYFFLSHLSFLDLCFTSSIVPQLLVNLGSSDKSITYGGCVVQLYVSLALGSTECVLLAVMSYDRYVAVCRPLHYAFVMHPRVCSILASMAWLSGVTTTLIQSTLTLQLPFCGNRKVDHFFCEVPVLIKLACVDTTFNQAELFVASVLFLVVPLSIILMSYGNIAQAVLKIKSAIGRRKAFRTCSSHLMVVIIFYGTIIFMYLQPAKSRSKDQGKFVSLFYTVVTPMLNPLIYTLRNKEVKAALKKFMGKTL, from the coding sequence ATGCAGTGGACCAATGACAGCAGACTCCTTGGGTTCATCCTGGCAGGTTTTTCTGACCAACCTCAATCAGAGCTCATTCTCTTTGGGGTAATCTTGTTTCTTTACTTCATGACGCTCCTTGGCAACTCTACTATCATCCTCGTGTCCCTCTTGGATTCTAAACTCCATAAtcccatgtactttttcctctCCCATCTCTCCTTCCTGGACCTCTGCTTTACCAGCAGTATTGTTCCTCAGCTTTTAGTCAACCTGGGCAGTTCAGATAAGTCTATCACATATGGTGGCTGTGTGGTTCAGCTCTATGTCTCCCTTGCCCTGGGATCCACGGAGTGTGTCCTTCTGGCTGTAATGTCCTATGACCGTTATGTTGCAGTCTGCCGTCCTCTACATTATGCCTTTGTCATGCACCCTCGGGTCTGTAGCATCCTGGCCTCTATGGCGTGGCTCAGTGGGGTGACGACCACCCTCATACAGTCCACCCTCACCCTACAACTCCCCTTTTGTGGGAATCGCAAAGTGGatcatttcttctgtgaagtTCCTGTGCTCATCAAGTTGGCTTGTGTGGACACCACTTTCAACCAGGCAGAACTCTTTGTGGCTAGTGTCTTATTCTTGGTGGTGCCGTTGTCAATCATCTTGATGTCTTATGGGAACATTGCTCAAGCAGTTCTgaagataaagtcagccattggACGACGTAAAGCATTTAGGACCTGCTCTTCCCACCTGATGGTTGTCATCATCTTCTATGGAACCATTATCTTCATGTATCTCCAGCCCGCCAAGAGTAGATCCAAGGACCAGGGAAAGTTTGTGTCTCTCTTCTACACTGTGGTGACGCCCATGCTTAACCCCCTTATTTATACCCTGAGAAATAAGGAAGTCAAAGCAGCACTGAAAAAATTTATGGGGAAAACTTTATGA